From the genome of Methanobrevibacter wolinii SH:
TAAAAGTTTAGTTTAATTATATTAATTGGATATTTCTAATTTATTTAAAAATTTAACTTTTTAATTATTTTTAAATTTAAATATTATTTTATATTTAATAATTTCAACAAATGATTTTAAATTAAAATTTAATTTTAATAGAATCAGTTTTTTTATAATTTTTTATTGATAATATGATTGTTTATAGGCCGTTATGTGAAAATGATGATTTAAATATTATTTCTGATTGGATTTATCAAACAGATAAAATATTTAATTTTTTATTTAAAACTAAGGAAAATGCAATTGATGCAATATCTAAATTAATACTCTCAAACACTAAAAATCTTTATTATAAAGATTTTATTACTGTTGCATCTGAAGGAGATAATATATTAGGTATTGTAATTTCTTATAGGGGATGTGATTTTTCATATTCTGAAGTAGTAAAAGCACTTTTAGATACTCATTGTACTTCTTATTTTAGAGCACACATGTTTCCAGTTTTAGATGAAATTCTTGCTTCATATGTTGGAGATAATGAATATTATATAGGAATTTTATATGTAAATCCTAATTTTAGACATAATAAAATGGGTTCTAAATTAGTTAATTATTGTATTAATGA
Proteins encoded in this window:
- a CDS encoding GNAT family N-acetyltransferase; translated protein: MIVYRPLCENDDLNIISDWIYQTDKIFNFLFKTKENAIDAISKLILSNTKNLYYKDFITVASEGDNILGIVISYRGCDFSYSEVVKALLDTHCTSYFRAHMFPVLDEILASYVGDNEYYIGILYVNPNFRHNKMGSKLVNYCINEAKNLNCDCVKLDVESFKKSLPNFYAKFGFKQDSYNFFKSINSYNHNFILTMIGKVCISHSFGLDYGCYGMKLNLK